The stretch of DNA ATTGTTTACCTGAATACACAAAAGAGAAACTTCTTACCTACAtgtgcaattttaattttatataaaccaTAGGAGCTAACTACGGTTTTTAGTTTGTATGTAAACCGTTAGAGGCTACAAAATTTTATGGTTGGAAAAGGTTGGACATAATCCGTGGCCACCTACCACGGATTATGAAAGAAAAAGCTAAAACATAAACCGTGGTTGCTTCTCACGGTTTATGAAGAGGAGGACTTGAACGAAAACTCCCAAAAATTCCCACGGTTTACATgcaaagtataaattatatgatcaaattttttaaaaaccaaaattttttattttttattcttaaattatatgatcaaaatttttttatttaaattaaaaaaataaaataaaatccagctATATATAGTAGAGAATaaatctgtaaatttattatttttttactttttaaactaaaaaaataaatttttttctaatatttaaaaaataaaaaattctaacaatatacaaaaaatttttttaaaatatttttttatttatcggataatgctacacccaaacagttgacttttttttgtttaacttgttctcaaattaagaataaattaatttaaaaatttaaaatttttcaattttttattttttggatattgttagaattttttatttttttaatattagaaaaaaaatttagtttgaaaattaaaaaaataataaatttatagatctgttgtttactagatattggtggactttattttatttttctaatttaaataaaaaaatttaatcaaataatttaaaaattcaaaaataagaaatttagttttttaaaatttttaatttttttattcaccggatactGCTAAACCCGGACAATTGATTTTTTtagctgcacttgttcacaaattaagaataaattagtttaaaaattttaaaattttcaattttttattttttgtatattgttagaattttttattttttaatatcagaaaaaaattacttttttttagtttaaaaataaaaaaaaataaatttacagatccgttgtttactagatattggtggactttattttattttttaatttaaataaaaaaatttgatcatataatttaagaataaaaaataaaaaattttgatttttaaaaaatttgatcatataatttatactttgcATGTAAATCATAGGAACTTATAAGGAGTTTTCGTTCAAGTCTTCCTTTTCATAAACCGTGAGAAGCAACCACGGTTTATGCCTTAGCTTTTTCCTTCATAATCCGTGGTAGGTAGCCACGGATTATGCCCAACCTTTTCCAACCATAAAATCTTGTAGCCTCCAACGGTTTACATACAAATTAGAAACCGTGATTAGCTCCCACggtttacataaaattaaaattatacatgtacgtaagaaattttttttgtgtatttagATACACAATTCacagaatttatttaattaggtaTATTACCCAAAATAAGATGAATATATTAGTTGTTTCACACGCAAAATCTCATATGAATGCATATGATGAACTGGCTAAAATATGATAATCAAATTAAACCTCACTTTGTTGATGTCATTAAGATTAGTTAAGCCAGGCCACTAAtatttgatggatatggatagTGTATGCAACTATTATACCTTTTAAAAAAGGGCCTTGTTCTTGCAATTGCACTACCAAGTAATTTCttggttattacttattagtgtGTGTGGTGTGCATGAAATCATGGAAGTTACCAAAACTTCACCGATTTACAATTTCCTTGAAAGTTCAGTATGCACTAATTTCACTTTCCCACATAAAACGGTTCAATTACAAACGTTGGGGAAACGATGTGGAAATGGACTACTTACAAGTTACAAGTTACAAGGCAAGGCTTTTCTTAAAGGaggataatattatttatataaaaataatattataaattgttaaattatttaattaaatatatcaaattatttaatattttataatattatttttatataaaaacatttttaCAAAAGTAGTTAcggtttattttttatttttctttttaccaATACACTATATTTTTtcaagtaatatataatatagataCAGATATAGATTAGTAGGGTCCTCTCAATTTCCGTTGAGCTTCTCCCAAACTtcctaataattaatatatagaaGTGGACTCAAGGAGAGAAGgaaaattttctattatttttccttcCACATGACATTTTTGATAATGGAGAATTAAACCAATGAAAACATGACACTTAACCACACGACAGCAGACATACTCACTTCGTGGAAGCTACAAACATCTGTGTCTGCTATTTCCAAATGGTCTTTTCCAATTTCCATTCACTAATCACATAGCCTGCCAAAGTCATCAACGGAAAATTTACGTACCAAATCAAACCGTAAATAACTACAAATAAATAACGAGTGGAGCGGTGGTGACCCCTTTAGTTGTTGATGGCTATGCCGGAGATGACATGGGGACGGATTTAGTGtggttattattttttctttttagatttgtTCTTTTTTAAGAATTGGATGTCTTATGGTGCTCCACTGCTATTGTGTTGAGCAAtttgctttaaaaaaaaaaactacaaataaataaaataaaaaagcaggCCAAGCTAACCTGTACTTTAAGGCGGTATTTGTTGACAAAGATAAGACATTAAAATAgagatacaaaaatataaaattatatttgactgaagaaatatgaataaaaataatgtatctaaaaatattaaattagtatattttatattcataaaaaaatataaaaatattaataaaagatataatttattttttatttttttattaattttattaattttttaaaatNNNNNNNNNNNNNNNNNNNNNNNNNNNNNNNNNNNNNNNNNNNNNNNNNNNNNNNNNNNNNNNNNNNNNNNNNNNNNNNNNNNNNNNNNNNNNNNNNNNNNNNNNNNNNNNNNNNNNTATTATAAaattcacatatatatatatatatgataaattacaaaaaattacgtcaaaaaaataatttaaaaacatattaaaatatttaatcataAAGATCTACTCTattaatagaagaaaaaaataacatgacTCACCTgttaatgtaaattttttttgttacaaaaaattctatttatcGCATAGCTGTTTTTcattaatgtaaaaaaatttagtttataaagatatatttttatcatatttttaaataatttaaaaatatttttattgataatagaatttaaaaatatttttatgatttttgacAGTTGACTATATATTATGATGGAAAGAAATTTCCTTTGATAATGTCAGAAAATGACTCTTCCTTTTGTTTCATTCCACCAATTTCTTTCCACCCTCTTCCCCTGCACCTTCCTTCTTCCTTCAAAGGCTGCTTCCAATTTTCAATTCTCAAACTTCGTAtgattctatatatatataaccaatTCTCTAGCTACCCTTTCAAACcattcaaaacaaaaatagtttTAGCTTCCTCATCTTCTTTCTTAGGCTATAATAACATACAACTTATATTAGCTTTAACATTTTCACAGAATTCTAACAACTCTTCATCATTTGTGTGTATAATTTTCAActtgaaaacatggtttttgggcagaTTCTCTACCTTTTTGAGGACAAGACAGATGGCGGCTCAAATTCTCCATTGTTCTTTGGCTTTGAGATTCTATCAGGTTTCTGGTGGTTCCTTCTCTCCCAGCTTCAATTTAGCAgctcatcttcatcatcagaACCTGATGAGATTAGAACACACCATATAGCTGAGTCATCAGATATCAGAGATAATAGTAATGATGAGAAGAATCTTGTTATTAACAAGGATGAGGCCAAAATGGTGATGACAAAACTTGGACTTTTTTCCACTCCAGAAGAgagtgatgatgatgaggaagaaCTTGAACAACAGTTTGGTTCTAAGGAATTTTCTAACATGTTTGAGGAACAAGAGCCAAGCCTTGATGAAGTGAAGCAAGCTTTTGATGTGTTTGATGAGAACAAAGATGGATTCATTGATGCCATGGAGTTGCAGAGAGTTTTATGCATCTTGGGATTGAAGGAAGCAAGAAACGTTGAGAACTGTGAGAAGATGATTAGGAAATTTGATGAGAACAAAGATGGTAGAATAGATTTCAATGAATTTGTAAAAATCATGGAACACAGATTTTGTTGCTAATTGCTTTGTTTCTTCTattgtttattatatataatataaatataaaaatcccTTTGGTATATTCATTCTTTGATATAGTTCTTGCTTCTTTAacataatcatatatatatgtatgtataggAGTACATAATAAATCACATTAGGTGTAATAGAATTGAACATATTGACATATAAATACATTTCAtttatgatgaattgatgaaATACTTTATAGGAGATAAGGAAATAAGCGAAGTTTGTAAATCTTAAATACAAAACCAAAGGAATATAAGGACTACATAATTTTTATAAGAATTTAAGcttataaaaatttctttgttTTCCCACCAAAGGAAGTGCTCATCATCATATTTGGGTATGGTGTTAATGAGTTAGAATTTTGGTAAATGTCTAAAGAGATTGCACcctagtagtagtagtagttgtGTTTGGGGATTTCAATGTTGTTGTAGCCGTAAGCGAGGGAGTAAATTGTCTTTCTAACCACCTCCTATGAGAGCTAGAGCATTTTGATAGGTAGTTTGCCCACCACCTGTTCGATAGAATGTTTCTTTAGtttcttctcattttcttttggAGAAAATATAGAGGCCAACTTTTAGTTAGTCAACATTGATCGAAAAAAGTTGGTTACCTAGCATTACTCGAACGGCatataacattattattattattattgttattattattattattatttgtgaatGTCTTTAATGGTTTGATTTCATTGCAGAAGAAGCTGGGTACttctttatatattttcatGGTTTTCTGCTTCACAATGATAATCTGGTTTACTAATATGACAataccacttttttttttacacaatTTATTTGCATTGGATATCCATGTTTGAAGTTGATACCTCATCTATACATTGAAAATGAGTCTAGAAATAGGCAAGGTAATGATTTAATGTGAAATACTTACATAGGAAAGTACCAGAACTTGTTGAGGCTAAGTCCGTGTTGCGAGATCATATACCTGTCATAAGAAGGTTTACTGGGGGAGGAACTGTAATTGTTGATCAAGGAACTATATTTGTTACTCTGATATGCAACAAAGACGATGTTTCGGATGTGCAACCCTTTCCTCGCCCCATCATGTCGTGGAGTGGTCAACTTTACGATGAAGTTTTCAAAGGGTTCGCTGATTTTCATCTTCGTGAGAATGGTATGCATTAAAATGCACACAAAGATTGATAGTTTAGAGTTGTATGAGAAATTTGTTTTATTCCATGTAGGTTCTTTTGATTATTTAGTAATGAGCCTGTTATAAGTATTAGCTGAAGCTGTCATTTTATTTAAGTGGTGATCATTCCTTGCACATATTTCTACTGCACCTTTGATACTAGAGAAAGTatgcaataaaataaagttgTTATTGTAAGCAAGCAAAGAATGAAGTTCCATGTTAGTGTCTACCTTTGTTTAgcttcttcccattttctcAACAAAAGTTGTGAAGGCATTATTACATTTGGAAGCCCATTTGGAAGCAATTCAACCGACGATTTCATTGACATTTAGTTTGAAGTCTCTGTTTAATTTTCAACATATGAATCATGAGACTTAAAAATGAAGTTATGGTTGGATTCTTATTTCCTCTCTGCTCACAGATTATGTATTTGGTGATCGCAAATTTGGTGGTAATGCTCAATCCATAACCAAACATCGGTGGGTACACCATACATCTTTTTTATGGAATTATGAAGTCAAGAACATGTCTTATCTCAAGTTGCCAGCAAAGGCTCCAAAATATCGATTAGTAAGCTTATAATTGATGCATTTTTCCCCCCAATCTCTTCAATGAGTTTTTTACTTGCTTTTCACTCCCTATCCTTGTTGTGTTGATGCGTTGTAGATATGCTTTTCATGGGATGATAACTTTATAAGGTTGTTGTCACATACATTCCTGCCTTAAAATAGGTTGATGAATAATTTTTGTTCTTGGTTTG from Arachis duranensis cultivar V14167 chromosome 4, aradu.V14167.gnm2.J7QH, whole genome shotgun sequence encodes:
- the LOC107486704 gene encoding probable calcium-binding protein CML45 encodes the protein MVFGQILYLFEDKTDGGSNSPLFFGFEILSGFWWFLLSQLQFSSSSSSSEPDEIRTHHIAESSDIRDNSNDEKNLVINKDEAKMVMTKLGLFSTPEESDDDEEELEQQFGSKEFSNMFEEQEPSLDEVKQAFDVFDENKDGFIDAMELQRVLCILGLKEARNVENCEKMIRKFDENKDGRIDFNEFVKIMEHRFCC
- the LOC107486703 gene encoding uncharacterized protein LOC107486703 encodes the protein NVKYLHRKVPELVEAKSVLRDHIPVIRRFTGGGTVIVDQGTIFVTLICNKDDVSDVQPFPRPIMSWSGQLYDEVFKGFADFHLRENDYVFGDRKFGGNAQSITKHRWVHHTSFLWNYEVKNMSYLKLPAKAPKYRLTRDHTDFVCSMKEYLPRSEFVERTIKAIGAQFSVKSINLESTEIPSSSEFVHTTRLLTEQELLDACTIQT